A genome region from Manihot esculenta cultivar AM560-2 chromosome 5, M.esculenta_v8, whole genome shotgun sequence includes the following:
- the LOC110614605 gene encoding nucleobase-ascorbate transporter 7 — MAGGGGGGGGGGGGGAAPPPKQEELQPHPVKDQLPSISYCITSPPPWPEAILLGFQHYLVMLGTTVVIPTTLVPQMGGGNEEKAKMIQTLLFVAGLNTLFQTMFGTRLPAVIGGSYTYLPTTISIVLAGQYSDILSPQEKFEKIMRGIQGSLIVASTLQIVVGFSGLWRNVARFLSPLSAVPLVALSGFGLYEFGFPLLTKCVEIGLPQIILLLVFSQYLPHLTRGERTVFDRFAVIFSVVIVWVYAHLLTVGGAYKNSGPKTQISCRTDRAGIIGAAPWIRVPYPFQWGAPTFDAGEAFAMMAASFVSLVESSGAFIAVSRYASATPLPPSILSRGVGWQGVGILFSGIFGTGSGSSVSVENAGLLALTRVGSRRVVQISAAFMIFFSILGKFGAVFASIPAPIVAALYCLFFAYVGSGGLSFLQFCNLNSFRTKFILGFSVFMGLSIPQYFNEYTAINGYGPVHTGARWFNDMINVPFSSEAFVAGVLAFFLDTTLHGKDNATKKDRGMHWWDKFRSYKTDTRSEEFYSLPFNLNKFFPSV, encoded by the exons ATGGcaggaggtggaggtggaggtggaggtggaggtggaggtggagcCGCACCACCGCCAAAACAGGAAGAGTTGCAACCACATCCAGTGAAGGATCAACTCCCTAGCATTTCTTACTGCATTACTAGTCCTCCTCCTTGGC CTGAGGCAATTCTACTTGGTTTCCAGCACTACTTGGTGATGCTTGGGACAACAGTGGTTATACCCACTACTCTAGTTCCCCAGATGGGGGGAGGAAAT GAAGAAAAAGCCAAAATGATTCAAACCTTGCTCTTTGTTGCTGGGCTGAATACATTGTTCCAAACGATGTTTGGTACTCGCCTACCTGCAGTAATCGGAGGCTCTTATACCTATTTGCCAACCACCATTTCGATTGTTTTGGCTGGTCAATACAGTGATATTTTGAGTCCGCAGGAG aaatttgagaagataATGCGTGGAATTCAAGGTTCTCTTATTGTTGCCTCAACCCTACAGATTGTTGTTGGCTTCAGTGGCCTTTGGCGTAATGTTGCAAG GTTCTTAAGTCCATTATCTGCTGTTCCTTTGGTTGCTCTATCTGGTTTCGGGCTCTATGAATTTGGTTTTCCTCTG CTTACAAAATGTGTGGAGATTGGACTGCCACAGATCATCCTTCTACTTGTTTTCTCACAG TATCTACCTCATTTGACACGAGGAGAGCGAACAGTATTTGATCGCTTTGCTGTAATATTCTCAGTGGTTATCGTGTGGGTTTATGCTCACCTCCTAACTGTTGGTGGAGCATATAAAAATTCAGGACCAAAAACTCAAATAAGCTGCCGAACCGATCGTGCAGGGATTATAGGTGCTGCCCCATG GATACGAGTTCCATATCCTTTCCAATGGGGAGCTCCCACTTTCGATGCTGGAGAGGCCTTCGCAATGATGGCTGCTTCATTTGTTTCTCTTGTAGAG TCCAGTGGTGCTTTCATTGCCGTGTCAAGATATGCAAGTGCCACTCCATTGCCACCTTCTATACTTAGTCGTGGTGTCGGTTGGCAG GGAGTTGGAATTCTCTTCTCTGGGATATTTGGAACTGGCAGTGGATCATCAGTGTCTGT GGAAAATGCTGGTTTATTAGCACTGACGCGTGTTGGCAGCCGAAGGGTTGTCCAGATATCAGCAGCGTTTATGATTTTCTTTTCCATTCTTG GGAAATTTGGTGCTGTCTTTGCTTCAATTCCAGCTCCAATAGTTGCAGCTCTATATTGCCTTTTCTTTGCATATGTTG GTTCAGGAGGTCTTAGTTTCCTTCAGTTCTGCAACTTAAACAGCTTCAGGACAAAATTTATACTTGGATTCTCTGTCTTCATGGGTTTATCAATACCACAATACTTCAACGAGTACACAGCTATTAATGGGTATGGCCCAGTCCACACTGGAGCAAGATGG TTCAACGACATGATAAATGTGCCGTTTTCATCAGAAGCTTTTGTCGCTGGCGTATTGGCATTCTTCTTGGACACCACATTGCATGGGAAAGATAATGCAACGAAGAAAGACAGAGGTATGCATTGGTGGGACAAGTTTCGGTCTTACAAAACAGACACAAGAAGTGAAGAGTTTTATTCCCTCCCTTTCAATCTCAACAAGTTCTTCCCATCCGTGTGA